The Pontibacter pudoricolor genome contains a region encoding:
- a CDS encoding TIGR02757 family protein — protein sequence MKQDIAAIKALLDDRVEKYNQPAFIPNDPVSIPHRFTKKQDIEISGFFASILAWGQRKTIINNCLKLMDLMNNAPHDFILNHQEQDLPRFLGFKHRTFNDTDLLYFIHFFNWYYSRYDSLEVAFTGELNTIKTQKERLMHFHDMVFSLEDAPHRTKKHISTPARKSACKRINMYLRWMVRKDDNGVDFGIWDTMKPADLVCPCDVHVERVARRLGLITRKGMDWQTAEELTDHLRAFDPSDPVKYDYALFGLGIEEKF from the coding sequence ATGAAGCAAGATATTGCCGCTATAAAAGCGCTGCTCGACGACAGAGTAGAAAAATACAACCAACCAGCCTTTATTCCGAATGATCCGGTTTCTATACCGCACCGTTTTACAAAAAAGCAGGATATTGAAATAAGTGGATTTTTTGCCTCAATCCTCGCATGGGGCCAGCGAAAAACCATCATCAATAACTGTTTAAAGCTAATGGACCTGATGAATAATGCGCCCCACGACTTTATCCTTAACCACCAGGAGCAGGACCTGCCACGATTTCTAGGTTTCAAACACCGGACCTTCAACGACACCGACCTGCTTTACTTTATCCATTTTTTTAACTGGTATTATAGCCGTTATGATAGTCTGGAAGTTGCTTTTACCGGAGAGCTGAACACTATCAAAACACAAAAAGAACGGCTGATGCATTTCCACGACATGGTTTTTAGCCTGGAAGACGCGCCTCACAGAACAAAAAAACATATTTCTACTCCGGCCCGCAAATCAGCTTGCAAACGTATAAACATGTACCTGCGGTGGATGGTGCGTAAGGATGATAATGGTGTAGACTTCGGAATCTGGGACACAATGAAACCGGCTGATCTGGTATGCCCCTGTGATGTACATGTGGAGCGCGTAGCACGACGGCTGGGCCTGATTACCCGTAAAGGCATGGACTGGCAGACAGCCGAAGAACTAACCGACCACCTCAGAGCTTTTGACCCGTCAGATCCGGTAAAGTACGATTATGCACTCTTCGGATTGGGTATTGAAGAAAAGTTCTGA
- the kdsB gene encoding 3-deoxy-manno-octulosonate cytidylyltransferase, with amino-acid sequence MDVLGIIPARYASTRFPGKPLTDINGKTMIRRVYEQATASGLSEVIVATDDNRIFNHVLDFGGKVIMTAEHHQSGTDRCFEAYKLYNKPYEFIINIQGDEPFIKPEQIDLVASCFTRPNTQLATLVKKITTEDELFNVNAPKVVLSNNGDALYFSRQAIPYCRNVPQDIWHKQHTYYKHIGIYGYRADILEQITQLPPSALELAESLEQLRWLENGYKITTALTEFETIGIDSPEDLEKVQHLFNE; translated from the coding sequence ATGGACGTACTCGGCATTATTCCGGCCCGCTATGCATCGACCCGCTTTCCGGGCAAACCCCTGACTGACATCAATGGCAAAACCATGATCCGTCGTGTTTATGAGCAGGCTACTGCATCCGGTTTATCAGAAGTTATAGTTGCCACCGACGACAACCGAATCTTTAATCATGTGCTGGATTTTGGCGGCAAAGTCATCATGACCGCCGAGCATCACCAGAGCGGCACCGATCGTTGTTTCGAAGCATACAAGCTGTACAATAAGCCATACGAGTTCATCATCAATATACAAGGCGACGAGCCCTTTATAAAGCCGGAGCAGATTGACCTTGTTGCCAGTTGTTTTACCCGCCCAAACACCCAACTGGCTACGCTGGTAAAAAAGATTACTACCGAGGATGAGTTATTTAATGTGAACGCCCCGAAAGTGGTACTTAGCAATAATGGCGACGCACTATACTTTAGCAGACAAGCTATACCTTACTGCCGCAACGTACCCCAGGACATCTGGCACAAGCAACACACCTACTATAAACACATCGGTATTTATGGTTACAGAGCTGATATTTTAGAGCAAATAACCCAGCTACCACCTTCCGCGCTGGAGCTGGCAGAATCGCTGGAGCAATTGCGCTGGCTGGAAAACGGTTATAAAATCACCACTGCCCTCACCGAGTTCGAAACTATAGGAATAGACTCTCCGGAAGACCTGGAGAAAGTACAGCACTTGTTTAATGAATAA
- a CDS encoding DUF4905 domain-containing protein encodes MVEYNKKLRVILPLVYTYDFGAPVWRMRLDSAANRLAFELRDADLLLADFYSLDLDQHKLEKLPMPAAKNWWLGLEDAHEGLLFIHGYGDRQIGQHKGIFAYDAATTNLQWQQPELAFYGVTKDGVLALDLQDQNLKLLQFKTGTIVAENVSLDSGANAVADYNTVKSQACTYPMLYLEGESYYNEVCNFLEHKLNVKPVKGIEYAETGQNFYTGFYTENAHGNLDNTLCVFNLDGELQLQQCIAAGLSGIGSDTFIIFNHKLYFIRQRNILVVYSLT; translated from the coding sequence TTGGTTGAATATAATAAAAAGTTAAGAGTTATACTTCCGTTAGTTTATACATACGACTTTGGAGCGCCCGTGTGGCGCATGCGACTGGATAGTGCTGCCAACCGGCTCGCTTTTGAACTCCGCGACGCTGACCTGCTGCTTGCTGATTTCTATTCACTCGATCTGGATCAGCATAAACTCGAAAAGCTTCCGATGCCTGCCGCTAAAAACTGGTGGCTGGGGCTGGAGGACGCTCACGAAGGCCTGCTGTTTATACACGGCTACGGCGACCGCCAGATTGGTCAGCACAAGGGGATATTTGCTTATGATGCTGCCACTACAAACCTGCAATGGCAACAGCCGGAACTGGCTTTTTATGGCGTTACTAAAGACGGAGTTCTGGCGCTTGACTTACAGGATCAGAATTTAAAGTTGCTGCAATTTAAAACCGGAACTATAGTTGCAGAGAACGTGTCATTGGACAGCGGCGCAAATGCTGTGGCTGACTATAATACGGTTAAGTCACAGGCGTGTACCTACCCAATGCTTTACCTGGAAGGAGAATCATACTATAACGAAGTATGTAATTTTCTGGAGCACAAGCTTAACGTGAAACCAGTGAAGGGGATAGAGTATGCTGAAACCGGGCAAAACTTTTATACAGGATTTTATACAGAGAATGCGCACGGAAATTTAGATAATACGCTGTGTGTGTTTAATTTGGATGGCGAATTGCAGTTGCAGCAGTGCATTGCGGCCGGATTAAGTGGCATAGGTTCAGATACTTTTATTATCTTTAACCACAAATTATACTTTATCCGGCAACGAAATATTTTAGTTGTTTATAGTCTTACATAG
- a CDS encoding DNA alkylation repair protein: protein MEQLAALGSQTIKNIYLKHGAKEPFFGVKVGDLKPIQKRLKKNHSLAKELYQTGNSDAMYLAGLIADEKAMTKSDLQDWVHNAVWYMHCEYTVAWVAAESNYGFELAKEWIASEDENIATAGWATLASLVAIKPDTELDIEFLSAQLDYVAEVIQSSPNRVRYVMNGFVIAVGCYVSSLTEKAKAVAQTIGKVKVNMGDTACKTPEAYSYIEKLEETGRIGKKKKTARC from the coding sequence ATGGAACAACTTGCTGCCCTGGGTAGCCAGACCATCAAAAACATTTACCTTAAACACGGTGCCAAAGAACCGTTCTTTGGTGTGAAAGTCGGTGACCTGAAGCCTATCCAGAAAAGGCTGAAGAAGAACCATAGTTTAGCCAAAGAACTATACCAGACCGGAAACTCAGATGCCATGTACCTGGCCGGCCTTATTGCCGATGAGAAAGCCATGACCAAATCCGACCTGCAGGATTGGGTACATAACGCTGTTTGGTATATGCACTGTGAGTATACGGTTGCCTGGGTAGCTGCGGAAAGCAACTATGGTTTTGAGCTGGCCAAAGAATGGATAGCATCTGAGGACGAAAACATTGCTACTGCCGGCTGGGCCACTCTTGCAAGCCTGGTAGCTATAAAACCAGATACCGAACTGGACATAGAGTTTCTGAGTGCCCAACTAGACTACGTAGCAGAGGTAATTCAAAGCAGCCCTAACCGCGTGCGCTATGTTATGAATGGTTTTGTCATTGCCGTTGGTTGTTATGTATCTTCTCTCACCGAAAAAGCAAAAGCGGTGGCGCAAACTATAGGCAAGGTAAAAGTAAACATGGGTGATACTGCGTGCAAAACTCCGGAGGCTTACAGTTACATAGAGAAGCTGGAGGAAACCGGCCGCATTGGTAAAAAGAAGAAAACTGCCCGCTGCTGA
- a CDS encoding NfeD family protein gives MEIKSEIDPRTNRYTELALNHATEIKADHVLLVLDTFGGALNDADEIRKRILEYPKPVYVFINKNAASAGALISLACDSIYMAPGANIGAATVVSASGEAAPGKYQSYMRSIMRSTAEAQGRNPHLAEAMVEASIDSTLSAGQVLTFTTSEAIKNGFCDGPATTVDDVLKQVNLQDAEIVKYELSTTNKIISFFLNPFVSGILLLLIIGGLYFELQSPGIGFPLAAAVVAGILYLTPYYLNGLAENWEILLFIAGLILIAVEVLVIPGFGVTGISGIILVFVSLVLIMVNNQNFDFTFVPSSAIMQSMISVLLGMVGAVILVALTWNRFAASRTMQRMVLHNTFEGSEGYRSSADSSHLVGKTGIAHTRMAPTGRVMIDDTLYDAQAREGFIEQGETIEVLDHSTFSLVVKKV, from the coding sequence ATGGAAATAAAGTCTGAGATTGACCCGCGTACCAACCGTTATACTGAGCTCGCCCTGAACCACGCTACTGAAATTAAAGCCGACCATGTGCTTTTGGTACTCGATACATTTGGCGGTGCTTTGAATGATGCAGATGAGATCCGGAAACGCATACTCGAATATCCGAAACCAGTGTATGTGTTCATCAATAAAAATGCAGCATCAGCAGGGGCTCTGATTTCGCTGGCCTGCGATAGTATTTATATGGCGCCAGGAGCAAATATTGGTGCCGCAACGGTAGTTAGCGCCAGCGGTGAAGCCGCTCCGGGCAAATACCAGAGTTATATGCGTTCTATTATGCGCTCCACTGCCGAAGCCCAGGGCCGCAACCCGCACCTTGCCGAAGCGATGGTTGAAGCCAGTATAGACAGCACTTTATCAGCCGGGCAGGTACTTACTTTTACAACTTCCGAAGCTATAAAAAATGGCTTCTGCGATGGTCCCGCCACAACGGTAGATGATGTGTTAAAGCAGGTTAATTTACAGGATGCCGAAATTGTAAAGTACGAGCTAAGCACTACCAACAAGATCATTTCTTTCTTCCTGAACCCATTTGTCAGCGGTATACTTTTGCTGCTGATCATTGGTGGACTGTACTTCGAACTGCAGTCTCCTGGCATTGGCTTTCCGCTGGCGGCGGCGGTAGTTGCCGGTATTTTGTACCTGACTCCGTACTACCTCAATGGGCTTGCTGAGAACTGGGAAATACTGCTCTTTATAGCCGGGCTCATACTTATTGCCGTTGAAGTGCTGGTAATTCCAGGTTTTGGCGTTACAGGTATCAGCGGAATTATACTGGTGTTCGTTTCGCTGGTGCTGATCATGGTAAATAACCAGAACTTCGACTTCACATTTGTACCATCCAGCGCTATTATGCAAAGCATGATCTCGGTTTTGCTGGGCATGGTTGGCGCCGTGATTCTGGTGGCACTTACCTGGAACCGTTTTGCCGCCAGCCGAACGATGCAGCGCATGGTGTTGCACAATACCTTTGAGGGCTCCGAAGGATATCGTTCGTCAGCTGACTCATCGCATTTAGTTGGTAAAACCGGCATAGCACATACCAGAATGGCCCCAACCGGAAGAGTAATGATAGATGACACACTTTACGATGCCCAGGCAAGAGAAGGCTTTATAGAACAAGGCGAAACTATAGAAGTACTAGACCACAGCACTTTCTCCCTGGTCGTTAAAAAAGTTTAA
- a CDS encoding septal ring lytic transglycosylase RlpA family protein: protein MVRILLLALLLSPVLSLSASATTHVALRDSVGVERRNGKFFVKHKVEPKETLYALSRKYGVPVAKIVESNPTVEASIRVDQIVLIPRNAPLSAAANSVATTTPKTPAATASNRTFTVNNKGEKIHVVEAKQTLYSISRMHGVSVESIKTWNNLADNNIEIGTGLIVGKGAVPTANKPVYVPEVDDEVEKATATTPVAAPVTPKNTPASTTKTTTTTASANPATASTPAESIPTVSEREEEAGATETAAGVKKVIENGMAEMIDPKADTNKYLALHKTAPVGTIMQVKNSMNGQVVYVRVIGKLPDTGTNNNVVVRISKKAYQKLGAVDQKFRVEVSYMP, encoded by the coding sequence ATGGTACGCATACTTTTACTTGCACTTTTACTGTCACCGGTACTTTCATTATCAGCTTCGGCCACAACCCATGTTGCCCTGCGCGACTCTGTAGGAGTGGAGCGCCGCAACGGTAAGTTTTTTGTGAAGCACAAAGTGGAGCCAAAAGAAACCCTGTATGCCTTGTCGCGCAAGTATGGGGTACCTGTTGCCAAAATTGTGGAGTCTAACCCTACCGTGGAAGCAAGTATAAGAGTGGATCAGATCGTACTTATTCCGCGAAATGCGCCTTTGTCTGCTGCGGCTAATTCGGTGGCCACTACAACGCCTAAAACCCCGGCGGCAACTGCCAGTAACCGCACGTTTACGGTGAATAACAAAGGCGAAAAAATACATGTGGTAGAGGCAAAGCAAACGCTTTACAGCATTTCTCGCATGCATGGCGTATCAGTAGAGAGTATCAAAACCTGGAATAATCTTGCTGATAACAACATTGAGATCGGCACCGGTCTGATCGTTGGAAAAGGCGCTGTTCCTACTGCCAACAAACCGGTTTATGTCCCGGAAGTTGATGATGAAGTTGAAAAAGCAACGGCAACTACACCAGTAGCAGCCCCGGTAACACCTAAGAACACACCTGCCAGCACAACTAAAACTACCACTACTACAGCATCAGCTAATCCTGCTACAGCTTCAACTCCAGCCGAGTCTATACCAACAGTAAGTGAAAGAGAAGAAGAAGCAGGTGCAACAGAAACTGCTGCTGGTGTTAAGAAAGTGATCGAAAACGGTATGGCCGAAATGATAGATCCGAAAGCAGATACAAACAAATACCTGGCATTACATAAAACGGCCCCTGTTGGTACTATCATGCAGGTTAAAAACTCCATGAACGGCCAGGTGGTGTATGTCCGTGTGATCGGGAAATTACCTGATACCGGCACCAATAATAATGTGGTAGTTCGTATCTCTAAAAAAGCTTACCAGAAGCTAGGCGCTGTTGATCAGAAGTTCAGAGTAGAGGTTTCTTATATGCCGTAA